The following coding sequences lie in one Borreliella spielmanii genomic window:
- the cdaA gene encoding diadenylate cyclase CdaA, which yields MIDINDLNQIKDTFSRILDLSLMSILVYYIYKNVINSYSTNLLKGMLTIISIGIISYYLNLYTISWLLNYIGNILPIAIVILFNQEIKKIIMQIGNFNLAFKLSNKKEETLKVISEILKAVQHLSESKSGSLICIEKKIQLEQIINKGTKIDALVSSELLISLFERETPLHDGAVIISKNKLKYAGSFLPLSNVDSISKAFGTRHRAGLGISENSDAITIITSEETGSISITINAKLEYNLSLNEIRNKLNLELIE from the coding sequence ATCAAATAAAAGATACTTTTTCAAGAATTTTAGATCTAAGCTTAATGAGCATCCTAGTATACTACATATACAAAAATGTAATCAATTCTTATTCTACAAATCTACTAAAAGGAATGTTAACCATCATCTCTATAGGAATTATCTCATATTATTTAAATCTCTATACTATTAGTTGGTTGTTAAATTATATAGGCAATATATTACCAATAGCAATAGTTATACTTTTTAATCAAGAAATAAAAAAAATAATAATGCAAATTGGAAATTTCAATTTAGCTTTTAAGCTTTCAAATAAAAAAGAAGAAACTTTAAAAGTTATTTCTGAAATCCTAAAAGCAGTTCAACACCTATCTGAAAGCAAATCTGGCAGCCTAATATGCATTGAAAAAAAAATACAACTGGAGCAAATAATAAACAAAGGAACTAAAATTGATGCACTAGTATCTAGCGAGCTGTTAATATCACTATTTGAGCGCGAAACCCCTCTTCACGATGGAGCTGTAATAATTAGTAAAAATAAATTAAAATATGCAGGCTCATTTTTACCATTATCTAATGTTGATTCTATTAGCAAAGCATTTGGAACAAGACACAGAGCAGGACTTGGGATTTCTGAAAATTCTGATGCAATAACAATAATAACCTCCGAAGAGACTGGATCTATTTCTATTACAATCAATGCAAAATTGGAATACAATTTAAGTTTAAATGAAATTAGAAATAAATTGAATCTCGAGCTAATAGAGTAA